In a genomic window of Thalassophryne amazonica chromosome 12, fThaAma1.1, whole genome shotgun sequence:
- the LOC117521776 gene encoding myosin-7-like, translating to MGDAEMSVFGVAAPYLRKSDKERMEASTRPFDIKKECYVPDQVEEFVKGTIISRDGNKVTVETQNGKTVTVNDSQILQQNPPKFDKIEDMAMLTFLHEPAVLFNLKERYAAWMIYTYSGLFCVTVNPYKWLPVYNQDVVIAYRGKKRSEAPPHIFSISDNAYQYMLADRENQSILITGESGAGKTVNTKRVIQYFASIAAGGYKRDPNAKDKGTLEDQIIQANPALEAFGNAKTIRNDNSSRFGKFIRIHFDTRGKLASADIETYLLEKSRVIFQLRAERDYHIFYQILSNKKPEILEMLLITNNPYDYAFISQGETQVASINDEEELMATDNAFDVLGFTQEEKNSVYKLTGAIMHYGNMKFKQRPREEQAEADGTEDADKAAYLMGLNSADLIKGLCHPRVKVGNEWVTKGQNIAQVTYAVGALAKAVYERMFLWMVMRINQSLETRQPRQYFIGVLDIAGFEIFDFNTFEQLCINFTNEKLQQFFNHHMFVLEQEEYKKEGIEWTFIDFGMDLQACIDLIEKPMGIMSILEEECMFPKATDTTFKAKLYDNHLGKSANFQKPRIVKGKPEAHFALIHYAGTVDYNINNWLVKNKDPLNETVVALYQKSNLKLLATLFANYAGADSVAEHIEGKKEKKKKGSSFQTVSALHRENLNKLMTNLRSTHPHFVRCIIPNETKTPGAMENPLVMHQLRCNGVLEGIRICRKGFPNRILYGDFKQRYRILNPAAIPEGQFIDSRKGAEKLLGSLDIDHNQYKFGHTKVFFKAGLLGLLEEMRDERLSKIITLIQARSRGLLSRVEYQKMVERRDALLVIQWNVRSFMGVKNWPWMKLFFKIKPLLRSAEAEKEMANLKEEFLKLKEAFEKSEARRKELEEKMVSVLQEKNDLQVQVQAEQDNLCDAEERCEGLIKNKIQLEAKMKELTERLEDEEEMNAELTAKKRKLEDECSELKKDIDDLELTLAKVEKEKHATENKVKNLVEEMAALDEIIAKLTKEKKALQEAHQQTLDDLQSEEDKVNTLTKLKTKLEQQVDDLEGSLEQEKKIRMDLERAKRKLEGDLKLTQETVMDLENDKQQLEERLKKKDFEINQLNSKLEDEQSIIIQLQKKLKELQARVEELEEELEAERAARAKVEKQRADLARELEGISERLEEAGGATSAQIEMNKKREAEFQKLRRDLEEATLQHEATAATLRKKQADSVADLGEQIDNLQRVKQKLEKEKSELRLELDDVVSSMEQIVKTKTILEKTCRTLEDQMNEYKTRSEEYQRTINDFTTQKSKLQAENDEFSRQLEEKESLISQLTRGKNSYNQQLEDIKRQLEEEVKAKNALAHTVQSARHDCDLLREQYEEELEAKGELQRGMSKANSEVAQWRTKYETDAIQRTEELEEAKKKLAQRLQDAEEAVEAVNAKCSSLEKTKHRLQNEIEDLMVDVERSNAAAAALDKKQRNFDKVLSEWKQKYEECQCELEGSQKEARSLSTELFKLKNCYEESLDQLETMKRENKNLQEEISDLTEQLGEGGKTIHELEKVRKQQEQEKSEIQTALEEAEASLEHEEGKILRAQLEFSQIKAEMERKMSEKDEEMEQCKRNLQRTIDTLQSSLEAETRSRNEALRLKKKMEGDLNEMEIQLSQANRQASEAQKQLKAVHAHLKDTQLQLDDSLRANEDMKENVAIVERRNVLIQTELEELRAALEQTERSRKLAEQELLDVTERVQLLHSQNTSLINHKKKLEADTSQLQTEVEEAVQECRNAEEKAKKAITDAAMMAEELKKEQDTSAHLERMKKNMEQTIKDLQHRLDEAEQIAMKGGKKQVQKLEARVKELENEVELEQKKSSDAVKGIRKYERRIKELTYQTEEDRKNIARLQDLVDKLQLKVKSYKRATEEAEEHANVSHGKFRKLQHELEEAEERADIAESQVNKLRAKSRDVTSKKGFDEE from the exons ATGGGGGACGCAGAAATGTCTGTTTTTGGGGTGGCTGCTCCGTACCTGAGGAAGTCGGATAAGGAGCGTATGGAAGCCTCGACACgtcccttcgacataaagaaggAATGTTACGTCCCCGATCAAGTGGAAGAGTTTGTTAAGGGAACCATCATCAGTCGAGATGGAAACAAAGTCACTGTAGAGACCCAGAATGGGAAG ACTGTGACTGTCAACGATTCCCAGATTCTGCAACAGAATCCCCCAAAGTTTGACAAGATCGAGGACATGGCGATGCTGACCTTTCTCCATGAACCAGCTGTGCTATTTAACCTCAAGGAACGCTACGCAGCATGGATGATCTAT ACCTATTCCGGGCTCTTCTGTGTGACTGTTAACCCCTACAAGTGGCTTCCAGTCTACAACCAAGATGTGGTCATTGCCTACAGAGGAAAGAAAAGGAGTGAAGCTCCTCCTCACATCTTCTCCATCTCTGACAACGCCTACCAGTACATGTTAGCAG ATCGTGAAAACCAGTCAATTCTGATCAC TGGAGAATCCGGTGCAGGAAAGACGGTCAACACCAAGCGGGTCATCCAGTATTTTGCCAGCATTGCAGCTGGAGGCTATAAAAGAGACCCCAATGCCAAAGACAAG GGCACCTTGGAGGATCAAATCATCCAGGCTAATCCAGCTCTGGAGGCCTTTGGCAATGCCAAAACCATCAGGAATGACAACTCATCCAGATTT GGTAAATTCATAAGAATTCATTTCGACACCAGAGGAAAGTTGGCCTCCGCTGATATTGAAACAT ACCTGCTAGAGAAGTCTCGTGTGATCTTTCAGTTGCGGGCTGAGAGAGACTACCACATCTTCTACCAGATACTGTCTAACAAGAAGCCTGAAATCCTGG AGATGTTGTTGATCACCAATAATCCCTATGACTACGCCTTCATCTCTCAGGGGGAAACCCAAGTGGCCTCCATCAATGATGAAGAAGAACTGATGGCAACAGAT AATGCCTTTGATGTACTGGGCTTCACTCAAGAGGAAAAGAACTCTGTATACAAGCTTACTGGTGCCATCATGCACTATGGCAACATGAAGTTCAAGCAGAGGCCACGTGAAGAGCAGGCAGAGGCTGACGGCACTGAAG ATGCTGACAAAGCAGCATACCTGATGGGCCTGAACTCTGCTGACCTCATCAAAGGTCTGTGCCATCCAAGGGTCAAAGTAGGAAATGAGTGGGTCACCAAAGGACAAAATATCGCCCAG GTTACCTATGCAGTTGGAGCTCTTGCCAAAGCTGTTTATGAAAGGATGTTCCTGTGGATGGTGATGAGAATCAACCAATCCCTGGAGACCAGGCAGCCTCGTCAGTACTTCATTGGTGTGCTGGATATTGCCGGATTTGAAATCTTTGAT TTCAACACCTTTGAGCAGCTGTGCATCAACTTCACCAATGAAAAACTGCAACAGTTTTTCAACCATCACATGTTTGTGCTGGAGCAGGAAGAATACAAGAAAGAGGGCATTGAATGGACTTTCATAGATTTTGGTATGGACCTTCAGGCTTGCATTGACCTGATTGAAAAG CCCATGGGTATCATGTCCATCCTTGAAGAGGAGTGCATGTTCCCCAAGGCCACTGATACCACCTTTAAAGCAAAGCTCTATGACAACCACCTGGGAAAATCTGCCAACTTCCAAAAACCCAGGATTGTCAAAGGAAAACCAGAGGCCCATTTTGCCCTGATACACTACGCTGGAACTGTTGACTATAACATCAACAACTggctggtgaagaacaaagatCCTCTGAATGAGACTGTGGTTGCTCTGTACCAGAAGTCTAATCTCAAGCTTTTAGCAACCCTTTTTGCAAACTATGCAGGAGCTGATTCAG TGGCTGAACATATTGAaggcaaaaaagagaaaaagaagaagGGATCATCTTTCCAAACTGTGTCTGCTCTTCATAGG GAGAACCTGAACAAGCTGATGACCAACTTGAGGTCTACTCACCCTCACTTTGTGCGCTGCATCATCCCCAATGAGACCAAGACTCCTGGGGCCATGGAGAATCCTCTGGTGATGCACCAGCTACGCTGTAACGGTGTGCTGGAAGGTATCAGGATCTGCAGAAAGGGCTTCCCCAACAGGATCCTCTATGGAGATTtcaaacagag GTATCGCATACTGAATCCTGCTGCCATTCCTGAGGGTCAGTTCATTGACAGCAGGAAAGGAGCAGAGAAACTGCTTGGGTCTCTGGATATCGATCACAATCAGTACAAGTTTGGACACACAAAG GTGTTTTTCAAGGCTGGTTTGCTGGGTCTGCTTGAAGAAATGAGAGATGAGCGTCTTTCCAAAATTATCACTCTCATCCAAGCCAGATCGCGTGGACTTCTGTCTCGTGTTGAATATCAAAAGATGGTGGAACGCAG GGATGCATTATTGGTGATCCAATGGAATGTCCGTTCCTTCATGGGAGTCAAAAATTGGCCCTGGATGAAACTGTTCTTCAAGATCAAGCCTCTGCTGAGATCTGCTGAGGCAGAGAAGGAGATGGCCAACTTGAAGGAAGaattcctcaaactgaaagaagCTTTTGAAAAGTCTGAAGCTCGTAGGAAAGAACTAGAGGAGAAAATGGTCTCTGTTCTCCAAGAGAAGAATGACCTTCAAGTCCAAGTTCAAGCA GAACAAGACAATCTCTGTGATGCTGAAGAAAGATGTGAGGGgttgattaaaaacaaaattcaaCTGGAGGCCAAAATGAAAGAgctgacagaacgactggaggaTGAGGAGGAGATGAATGCTGAGCTGACTGCAAAGAAGAGGAAGCTGGAGGACGAATGTTCAGAGTTGAAAAAGGACATTGATGATTTGGAGCTAACACTGGCTAAAGTGGAGAAAGAGAAACATGCCACTGAAAACAAG GTGAAGAACctggtggaggagatggcagctcTCGATGAAATAATTGCCAAGTTGACTAAGGAAAAGAAAGCCTTAcaggaagctcatcagcaaacactGGATGACCTCCAGAGTGAAGAAGACAAAGTCAACACTCTGACAAAACTCAAAACCAAGCTGGAACAGCAAGTGGATGAT CTTGAAGGGTCGCTCGAGCAAGAAAAAAAGATTCGGATGGATCTCGAGAGGGCCAAGAGGAAGCTGGAAGGAGACTTAAAGTTGACCCAAGAGACTGTAATGGATCTTGAAAACGACAAGCAACAGCTGGAGGAACGTCTGAAAAA GAAGGACTTTGAGATCAACCAGCTCAACAGCAAACTTGAAGATGAACAATCCATAATTATTCAACTCCAGAAGAAGCTGAAAGAGCTACAG GCTCGTGTGGAAGAGCTGGAGGAAGAGCTGGAGGCTGAGCGAGCTGCCCGAGCCAAGGTGGAGAAGCAGAGAGCAGACCTGGCCAGAGAGCTGGAGGGGATCAGTGAGAGACTGGAGGAAGCTGGTGGAGCAACATCTGCTCAGATCGAGATGAATAAGAAAAGGGAAGCTGAGTTCCAGAAACTGCGCAGAGACCTTGAAGAGGCCACTCTGCAACATGAAGCCACTGCTGCTACACTCAGGAAGAAACAAGCTGACAGCGTGGCTGACCTGGGAGAGCAGATCGACAACCTCCAGAGAGTCAAGCAGAAACtggagaaggagaagagtgagctcAGACTGGAGCTCGATGATGTTGTTTCAAGTATGGAGCAAATTGTTAAGACCAAG ACTATCTTGGAAAAGACCTGCAGAACTTTGGAGGACCAGATGAATGAATACAAGACCAGGTCTGAGGAATATCAAAGAACCATTAATGACTTCACCACCCAGAAATCCAAGCTTCAAGCTGAGAATG ATGAGTTTTCAAGACAGCTGGAGGAGAAAGAATCACTTATTTCTCAGCTGACTCGAGGAAAGAATTCCTACAATCAACAACTTGAAGATATTAAAAGGCAGCTCGAGGAGGAAGTAAAG GCCAAGAATGCATTAGCCCATACAGTGCAGTCTGCACGTCACGACTGTGACCTCCTCAGGGAGCAGTATGAGGAGGAGCTGGAGGCCAAAGGGGAACTGCAGCGTGGCATGTCCAAAGCCAACTCTGAGGTGGCTCAGTGGAGAACAAAGTACGAAACTGATGCCATCCAGAGGACTGAGGAATTGGAGGAAGCTAA aaagaagCTGGCTCAGCGTCTGCAGGATGCCGAGGAGGCCGTTGAGGCAGTGAATGCTAAATGTTCCTCTCTGGAGAAGACCAAACACAGGCTGCAGAATGAGATCGAAGATCTCATGGTGGATGTGGAAAGgtctaacgctgctgctgctgctctggaCAAGAAACAAAGGAACTTTGACAAA GTCCTGTCTGAGTGGAAGCAGAAATATGAAGAGTGTCAGTGTGAGCTGGAGGGCTCTCAGAAGGAAGCCAGGTCTCTGAGTACTGAGCTTTTCAAACTCAAGAACTGCTATGAAGAATCTCTGGACCAGCTGGAGACCATGAAACGCGAGAACAAGAATCTACAGG AGGAGATTTCTGACCTCACTGAGCAACTCGGTGAGGGAGGAAAAACCATTCATGAGTTGGAGAAAGTCCGTAAGCAGCAAGAGCAAGAAAAAAGTGAGATTCAAACTGCCCTTGAAGAAGCAGAG GCATCCCTGGAGCATGAGGAGGGCAAGATTCTCAGGGCTCAGCTTGAGTTCAGCCAAATTAAGGCCGAAATGGAGCGCAAAATGTCTGAGAAAGATGAGGAGATGGAGCAGTGCAAGAGGAACCTGCAGAGGACCATCGACACCCTGCAGAGCTCACTTGAAGCAGAAACCCGCAGCAGGAATGAGGCGCTCCGTTTGAAGAAGAAGATGGAGGGAGACCTCAATGAGATGGAGATCCAGCTCAGCCAGGCCAACAGGCAGGCATCTGAGGCCCAGAAACAACTGAAAGCTGTTCATGCACACCTAAAG GATACTCAACTCCAGCTGGATGACTCGCTTAGAGCCAATGAAGACATGAAGGAAAATGTTGCTATTGTTGAGAGACGCAACGTCCTGATTCAGACTGAACTGGAGGAACTGAGGGCTGCTCTCGAACAAACTGAGAGGAGTCGCAAACTTGCTGAGCAAGAACTGCTGGATGTCACTGAGAGAGTGCAGCTACTGCACTCACAG AACACCAGCCTGATAAACCATAAGAAGAAGCTGGAAGCCGATACATCCCAGCTTCAAACTGAAGTGGAGGAAGCAGTGCAGGAGTGCAGGAATGCTGAAGAAAAGGCCAAGAAGGCCATCACGGATGCTGCCAtgatggcagaggagctgaagaaGGAGCAGGACACCAGCGCTCACCTGGAGAGAATGAAGAAGAACATGGAGCAAACCATCAAAGACCTGCAGCACCGTCTGGATGAAGCTGAACAGATCGCCATGAAGGGGGGCAAGAAGCAGGTCCAGAAGCTTGAGGCCAGG GTGAAGGAGCTGGAAAATGAGGTGGAATTGGAGCAAAAGAAGAGCAGCGATGCTGTGAAGGGCATTCGGAAATATGAGCGGCGCATCAAGGAGCTTACCTACCAG ACTGAGGAGGACCGTAAGAACATCGCTCGACTCCAGGACCTGGTTGACAAGCTGCAGCTCAAAGTCAAATCCTACAAGAGAGCTACTGAGGAGGCT GAAGAACACGCCAATGTGAGCCATGGGAAGTTCCGCAAGCTGCAACACGAGCTGGAAGAGGCAGAGGAGCGTGCTGATATTGCCGAATCTCAGGTCAACAAGCTGCGTGCCAAGAGCCGTGACGTGACCTCTAAG aaaggGTTTGATGAGGAATGA